A genome region from Anopheles stephensi strain Indian chromosome 2, UCI_ANSTEP_V1.0, whole genome shotgun sequence includes the following:
- the LOC118505884 gene encoding dipeptidase 1-like — translation MAIRQAVEQRAEDNATSTSVALWIGLIIAVVSFLVLIGKGYHVGKIDDELISAGSTSWETDLHEEEQILIVGHNQLATNVAKIENNSLREFDLHWDLRRHTVWSKINTSRTDLIRLRAGHVNGQLWYVGLNCTDSALEDVQTVFEQIDIMRRMFETLRQDLSLVTSVSELHTAILQGKIASLLAVKGGHSINSKLGLLRSLYALGVRCMSLASERNCCRWVDSAIVDMRDIGTADMRHDLSLWGRMVVWEMNRLGMIVDLAYASYGAALDVLRHSRAPVIFSNAGAYTINRHHLNVREDVLIPLATQGGLLMVSFDPKLLGGYTIDNVLEHLNYLREVIGPDHIGIGSGFDGFDSAIEGLEDVSKFPNLFAALAKGKYTDGEKFPPWTKDELRKLAGLNFLRVFHEVEQVKQELSGEQPLEDDGLEDMLD, via the exons ATGGCGATCCGGCAGGCTGTCGAACAACGGGCGGAAGACAATG CAACTTCCACATCAGTTGCGCTATGGATAGGACTTATCATTGCTGTTGTTTCGTTCCTGGTGCTCATCGGGAAAGGTTATCATGTCGGAAAAATTGACGACGAGCTCATAAGTGCGGGCAGTACCAGCTGGGAAACCGATCTCCATGAAGAGGAGCAGATACTTATTGTTGG GCACAACCAACTAGCTACGAATGTAGCAAAGATAGAGAACAACAGTCTGCGCGAGTTCGACCTACATTGGGATCTGCGGCGTCACACAGTTTGGAGCAAGATCAATACCTCGCGCACGGATCTGATTCGTCTCCGAGCAGGCCACGTCAATGGGCAGCTGTGGTACGTTGGGCTGAACTGCACCGATTCAGCCTTAGAGGACGTTCAAACGGTGTTCGAGCAAATCGACATCATGAGACGGATGTTTGAAACACTTCGACAGGATCTTTCACTAGTGACATCCGTATCGGAGCTGCATACAGCGATCCTGCAAGGGAAGATCGCCTCACTGCTCGCTGTCAAGGGTGGACATTCGATCAACTCGAAGCTGGGACTGCTAAGATCACTCTATGCACTGGGCGTCAGGTGCATGTCACTAGCGTCGGAACGCAACTGCTGCAGATGGGTTGATTCGGCGATTGTGGATATGCGGGACATTGGCACGGCCGATATGCGCCATGATCTATCCCTCTGGGGTCGAATGGTCGTGTGGGAAATGAATCGGCTAGGTATGATTGTAGATCTAGCCTATGCGAGTTACGGAGCGGCACTGGATGTGTTGCGCCACAGCAGAGCGCCAGTAATCTTTAGCAATGCGGGTGCATACACCATCAACCGGCATCATCTTAATGTGCGAGAGGACGTACTGATACCATTAGCAACCCAAGGAGGACTGCTTATGGTTAGCTTCGATCCCAAGCTGCTGGGAGGATACACCATAGACAATGTACTGG AACATCTGAATTACCTGCGAGAAGTCATCGGACCAGACCACATCGGCATCGGTAGCGGGTTTGATGGATTCGATAGTGCAATCGAAGGCCTAGAGGATGTCTCCAAGTTTCCCAACCTATTCGCCGCACTTGCCAAAGGAAAGTACACCGATGGCGAGAAATTCCCTCCGTGGACAAAGGACGAGCTGAGGAAGCTAGCGGGACTTAACTTCCTGCGTGTGTTTCACGAAGTCGAGCAGGTGAAGCAGGAACTCTCCGGTGAGCAACCTCTCGAAGATGACGGTTTGGAAGATATGTTGGATTAA